A single Candidatus Thalassolituus haligoni DNA region contains:
- a CDS encoding FimV/HubP family polar landmark protein produces MKRLFANALLLVGSLTMSTQLLALGLGELTLKSALNQPLAAEIALVDSEGLSEWEIKPVLASTDAFERYSVERSYFLTKIKFKVVGDKIVLATREAVTEPFLNFLVELNWPSGRVVREFTVLLDPPTFAEESFRPLVSAPAATTSSSATAPVPAATPAARPAAATRGSTGQWQSQSAEPGTYMVQPNDTLWAISLATRPDTGVTPQQMMMAIQQHNPDAFIGGNINRLKTHQVLRIPDPDQIHAISFESAVSEVARQNQAIAGTAQLDATGRAAVAPSSRASSTGGEVRLVSDRGEQSDSAGASGEVAGRGNGRQEVLENDLAIALETLDKSRRDNADLADRLTALEEQIAALQRLVSLKDDQLANMQVNAAQQPADKSVVAPASQPDMAQPAEVAGAVERAVPATETSKSALAEVKPQPAPEPKPEMAERPKPRVVPAPRPEPDLLDSILQDPITLGGVLAAILLLIALIYTAVKKRLGGGSKQEESLGTAAAAQLQDEMADAAAPDTDDFDQFSFGHEDDDSDTGVQLGADLFSGDDALDISTDSFDTRDKLLTEVDADIAYGRFDEALSKLTPAIEAQPDRSDLSLKLLEVLSELDDASAFADEETRLLGFASDADVSEAEQLRFRLTSPMTPVTDSDFDSISLDDLDMEFKNDLDDSFDITDTDSDATDAGDVEKDAEKDVDIMPVLGADAMDFETALAEGDDGDTQEDDGLDFSLDSLAGGGHAEIVDEVTISDDDQGLDFDLSAFDDDEEITAEPVGEASEPEHENLMDFDVSDDLLEELAKATPAAEEPATLSGDNVMEFDLDGLDIPELGEEEAVEEPLAVDDGEHSLEFEVPELNVASEDVTLPVAPHTIDEAAELALDEFDLSDFEAELDTAELADPDVEEAVTDAAGQQTPVVGLEADDSELDLDLDLAELDNELEMLASVVAEDDTAATSTTAAEQRTDTTPELADETLMEFDLDSLEAELDALDSMADLPKLSEADLTGVRLLVGGEDDQELPELDELEEFGRESEGALESTETLAEADPALDDFDLATVEDDVTGASATTSLEQLEPLEDLPGLADLEEELPEFDFEELPELEEVSELELAEAVAIDELPQLDELEDLAFELDDAEALPDLAELEDFTSDESNLADVSDADASDMDIPSFTADSIDLDELAETEDEFAYLSGTDASDTKLDLARAYVDMGEAESARELLNEIVQEGSDQQKQDAQNLLDSLI; encoded by the coding sequence ATGAAGCGCCTATTTGCGAACGCCTTGCTGCTGGTCGGAAGTTTGACCATGTCAACTCAGCTACTGGCATTAGGGCTGGGAGAGTTGACGCTCAAATCGGCGCTTAATCAGCCTCTGGCTGCCGAAATAGCCCTGGTCGATTCAGAAGGCCTTTCTGAATGGGAAATCAAACCGGTACTGGCCAGTACCGACGCCTTTGAACGTTACAGTGTTGAACGTTCCTACTTCCTTACCAAAATCAAATTCAAGGTGGTTGGCGACAAAATCGTATTAGCAACCCGTGAAGCGGTAACCGAACCTTTCCTGAATTTTCTGGTTGAGCTGAACTGGCCGTCAGGCCGTGTAGTACGTGAGTTTACCGTATTGCTCGATCCACCCACCTTTGCAGAAGAAAGCTTTCGACCGCTGGTTTCTGCCCCGGCGGCTACAACCAGCAGTAGCGCAACAGCGCCTGTGCCCGCCGCGACACCAGCAGCTCGCCCAGCTGCTGCTACTCGTGGCAGTACCGGACAATGGCAGAGTCAGTCCGCAGAGCCAGGGACCTATATGGTGCAGCCTAATGACACCTTATGGGCGATTTCACTGGCTACCCGACCGGATACCGGTGTCACGCCACAACAAATGATGATGGCGATCCAGCAACACAATCCAGATGCCTTTATCGGCGGCAATATCAATCGCCTGAAAACGCATCAGGTCTTACGTATCCCTGATCCTGACCAGATTCATGCGATCAGCTTTGAGAGTGCTGTCAGTGAAGTAGCCCGCCAGAACCAGGCGATTGCTGGTACAGCACAGCTGGATGCTACCGGCCGAGCTGCTGTTGCACCTTCTTCACGCGCCTCATCCACCGGCGGTGAGGTGCGGCTGGTCTCTGATCGTGGCGAACAATCCGACTCGGCTGGAGCCAGCGGTGAAGTAGCCGGCCGCGGTAATGGGCGTCAGGAAGTCCTTGAAAACGATTTGGCCATCGCGCTGGAGACCCTCGACAAGAGCCGCCGTGACAACGCCGATCTGGCTGATCGCCTGACCGCCCTGGAAGAACAGATCGCTGCGTTACAGCGCCTGGTCAGCCTGAAAGACGACCAGCTTGCCAATATGCAGGTTAATGCAGCACAACAACCTGCAGACAAGTCTGTGGTGGCACCTGCAAGTCAGCCGGACATGGCTCAGCCTGCGGAAGTGGCAGGGGCTGTTGAGCGTGCCGTGCCAGCGACAGAGACTTCCAAATCGGCCCTGGCAGAAGTGAAGCCGCAACCTGCGCCGGAGCCAAAGCCAGAGATGGCGGAACGTCCAAAACCTCGTGTTGTGCCAGCACCACGTCCCGAGCCTGATCTGCTTGACAGTATTTTGCAGGATCCTATTACGCTTGGTGGTGTATTGGCGGCGATATTATTACTGATCGCGCTGATTTATACCGCAGTGAAAAAACGTCTGGGCGGCGGAAGCAAGCAGGAAGAATCACTCGGAACAGCCGCCGCCGCGCAGCTTCAGGACGAAATGGCCGATGCTGCGGCACCGGATACCGATGATTTTGACCAGTTCAGTTTTGGTCATGAGGATGACGATTCCGACACGGGTGTCCAGTTGGGAGCAGACCTGTTCAGTGGCGATGATGCACTGGATATTTCGACCGACAGTTTCGACACCCGAGATAAATTGCTGACCGAAGTCGACGCCGATATTGCGTACGGACGTTTTGATGAGGCGTTAAGTAAACTGACTCCTGCAATTGAAGCCCAGCCAGACCGGTCAGACCTCAGTCTGAAGTTACTGGAAGTACTGTCGGAACTTGACGATGCCAGCGCTTTTGCAGATGAAGAAACCCGCTTGCTGGGCTTTGCGTCTGATGCCGATGTGAGCGAAGCCGAGCAGTTACGCTTCCGCTTGACCAGTCCTATGACACCAGTAACTGACAGTGATTTCGACAGTATTTCACTTGACGATCTGGATATGGAGTTCAAGAACGATCTGGATGACTCCTTCGACATCACCGACACGGATTCAGATGCAACTGATGCTGGAGACGTTGAAAAGGATGCTGAAAAAGACGTCGATATAATGCCGGTGTTGGGTGCTGATGCGATGGACTTTGAAACAGCCCTGGCCGAAGGCGACGATGGCGATACACAGGAAGACGACGGACTGGATTTCTCTCTGGACAGTCTGGCCGGTGGTGGTCATGCAGAAATTGTCGACGAAGTAACGATTTCTGACGATGACCAGGGGCTGGATTTTGATCTGTCCGCCTTCGATGATGACGAAGAGATTACTGCGGAACCTGTTGGGGAAGCCAGCGAGCCAGAACATGAAAACCTGATGGATTTTGATGTATCTGATGATCTGCTGGAAGAACTTGCAAAAGCCACCCCAGCGGCTGAGGAACCTGCCACCTTGTCCGGCGATAATGTGATGGAATTTGACCTTGATGGTCTCGATATTCCAGAACTGGGTGAAGAAGAGGCTGTTGAGGAGCCCCTGGCGGTTGACGACGGAGAACACTCGCTGGAGTTTGAAGTCCCTGAGCTGAATGTGGCCAGTGAAGATGTGACCCTGCCAGTAGCACCTCATACGATTGATGAAGCTGCTGAGCTGGCGCTGGATGAGTTTGATTTGTCTGATTTTGAGGCAGAGCTTGATACTGCTGAATTGGCTGATCCAGATGTAGAGGAAGCAGTGACAGACGCCGCTGGACAGCAAACTCCGGTTGTCGGGTTGGAAGCGGATGACAGTGAACTGGATCTTGATCTTGATCTGGCCGAACTGGATAACGAGCTGGAAATGCTTGCCTCGGTGGTGGCTGAAGACGACACCGCAGCGACCAGTACAACAGCCGCAGAGCAACGGACCGATACAACGCCGGAACTTGCTGACGAGACGTTGATGGAGTTTGACCTCGATAGTCTGGAGGCAGAACTGGATGCGCTGGACTCCATGGCGGATCTGCCCAAGCTGAGCGAAGCAGACTTGACCGGGGTTCGGTTGCTTGTTGGTGGTGAAGACGACCAGGAATTGCCCGAACTGGATGAGCTGGAAGAATTCGGACGGGAATCTGAAGGCGCACTGGAAAGTACAGAGACATTAGCCGAAGCCGATCCGGCACTCGACGATTTTGATCTGGCAACTGTCGAAGACGATGTGACTGGCGCATCAGCGACTACTTCTCTGGAGCAATTGGAACCACTCGAAGACTTGCCCGGGTTGGCCGACCTGGAAGAGGAACTGCCGGAATTCGATTTTGAAGAGCTGCCGGAACTAGAAGAAGTTTCTGAGCTGGAGTTGGCAGAAGCGGTCGCGATTGATGAACTGCCACAACTGGATGAACTTGAAGACCTGGCATTTGAGCTGGATGATGCTGAAGCTCTGCCAGACTTGGCTGAACTCGAAGACTTCACATCAGACGAGTCGAATTTGGCTGACGTATCGGATGCGGATGCCAGCGACATGGACATCCCGTCGTTTACTGCAGATTCGATTGATCTGGATGAGCTGGCAGAGACAGAAGATGAATTTGCCTACTTGTCCGGTACTGATGCCAGCGATACCAAGCTGGATCTGGCTCGTGCCTATGTCGATATGGGTGAGGCAGAAAGTGCCCGCGAGCTGTTGAACGAGATTGTCCAGGAAGGTAGCGATCAACAAAAGCAGGATGCACAAAATCTGCTGGATTCACTGATCTGA
- the truA gene encoding tRNA pseudouridine(38-40) synthase TruA, whose protein sequence is MSDTYRYAAIVEYNGACFHGWQKQKHHNEPTIQAALEAAISKVANHPVEIACAGRTDAGVHATRQVIHFDTTSKRSDYGWLMGINTNTPANVSLQWIGQVAPEFHARYKAQARCYRYLINNAPYRQALQHDQLTWWRYPLDAGRMHQAAQSLLGQHDFSSFRAKDCQAKTPVKTMHRIQVRQWGSLILLELEASAFLYHMVRNIVGVLLPIGEGHQPIEWMAEVLEAKSRLAAGVTAPGDGLHFVGVRYPQQFDIPSQPFGPLLLEPVLALSDS, encoded by the coding sequence ATGTCTGATACTTATCGTTATGCTGCTATCGTGGAATACAACGGCGCTTGTTTCCACGGTTGGCAGAAGCAAAAACATCACAACGAACCTACCATACAGGCCGCTCTGGAAGCGGCTATCTCCAAAGTAGCTAATCACCCGGTCGAGATAGCCTGTGCCGGGCGCACCGATGCAGGTGTGCATGCGACGCGGCAGGTGATTCATTTTGATACCACCTCAAAACGCAGTGACTATGGCTGGTTGATGGGAATTAATACCAACACGCCAGCCAATGTATCGTTGCAATGGATTGGTCAGGTTGCCCCTGAATTCCATGCCCGCTACAAGGCTCAGGCACGCTGCTATCGCTATCTGATTAATAACGCTCCGTATCGCCAGGCGTTGCAACATGATCAGTTAACCTGGTGGCGCTACCCACTGGATGCTGGCCGAATGCACCAGGCTGCGCAGTCGCTGCTGGGGCAGCATGACTTTTCTTCTTTTCGGGCGAAAGACTGTCAGGCCAAAACACCGGTTAAAACCATGCATCGTATCCAGGTGCGGCAGTGGGGCAGTCTGATTTTGCTGGAGCTGGAAGCAAGTGCATTTCTCTACCATATGGTGAGAAACATTGTTGGCGTCTTGTTGCCCATCGGTGAAGGTCATCAGCCGATTGAGTGGATGGCGGAGGTACTGGAAGCCAAATCCCGGCTGGCGGCTGGCGTTACTGCGCCAGGTGATGGCTTGCATTTTGTCGGGGTGCGATACCCCCAGCAGTTTGATATTCCCAGTCAGCCATTTGGGCCACTGTTGCTGGAACCCGTACTGGCTTTGTCTGACAGCTGA
- a CDS encoding phosphoribosylanthranilate isomerase: MSTTPVIRTRVKICGVTRVEDAIKVVNSGADAIGLVFYPPSPRAVDMQQAADIAAVIPAFVTVTALFVNPTVEQVQSVLDAVRIDLIQFHGDEDDGFCQQFNRPYIKAVRVRQASDMVEACVRFPGALSLLLDSYKPGVPGGTGETFDWSLVPDDLNKPIILAGGLSPVNVATAIRDLHPFAVDVSGGVEADGPGNKGIKDASKIQAFMNEVYRVDNEQHNS, encoded by the coding sequence ATGTCGACCACGCCCGTTATCCGCACACGAGTCAAAATTTGTGGGGTTACTCGTGTAGAAGATGCCATCAAAGTGGTAAACAGCGGTGCCGACGCTATCGGCCTGGTGTTTTATCCACCCAGTCCGCGAGCGGTTGATATGCAACAAGCGGCTGACATTGCCGCTGTGATTCCGGCTTTCGTTACCGTTACTGCTCTTTTTGTTAATCCGACCGTTGAACAAGTGCAAAGCGTTCTGGATGCCGTTAGAATTGACCTTATCCAATTCCACGGTGACGAAGACGATGGCTTCTGCCAACAATTCAACCGCCCCTACATCAAGGCAGTCCGTGTCCGGCAAGCGTCGGATATGGTGGAGGCGTGCGTGCGCTTCCCAGGTGCCTTGTCTCTGCTGCTAGACAGCTACAAACCTGGTGTTCCAGGTGGTACTGGCGAAACCTTTGACTGGTCGCTGGTGCCAGACGATTTAAACAAACCCATTATTCTTGCTGGTGGCTTGTCTCCTGTTAACGTGGCAACCGCTATTCGCGATCTGCACCCTTTTGCGGTGGATGTGAGCGGAGGCGTCGAGGCTGACGGGCCAGGAAATAAAGGCATAAAGGATGCCAGCAAGATTCAGGCATTTATGAACGAGGTGTATCGTGTCGACAACGAACAACACAACTCCTGA
- the trpB gene encoding tryptophan synthase subunit beta, translating to MPDARGHFGIFGGRFVSETLTAALDELQSTYLKLRDDEDFQKAFDHDLAHYVGRPSPLYYAERLSDHCGGARIFLKREDLNHTGAHKINNTIGQALLAKFMGKKKIIAETGAGQHGVASATVAARFGLECKVFMGSTDVERQKLNVYRMKLLGAEVESVTSGTKTLKDAMNEAMRHWVTHVDDTFYIIGTAAGPHPYPMLVRDFQSIIGRETQVQSLEQIGRQPDALVACVGGGSNAIGMFHPYIKYPEVAMYGVEAGGLGLDGDDHAAPLSKGRPGVLHGNRTYLMEDENGQIMGTHSISAGLDYPGVGPEHSWLKDVGRAQYVAATDVEAIDAFHKLTRLEGIMPALESSHAVAFAMKLAATMPSDKVIVVNLSGRGDKDIHTIATLDGVTA from the coding sequence TTGCCCGATGCACGCGGCCATTTTGGTATTTTTGGTGGCCGTTTCGTCTCCGAAACCCTGACGGCGGCACTGGATGAACTGCAATCTACCTACCTGAAACTGCGTGATGACGAAGACTTCCAGAAAGCCTTCGATCACGACCTGGCGCACTATGTGGGGCGTCCGTCGCCGCTGTATTACGCCGAACGTCTGAGTGACCATTGTGGTGGTGCACGGATCTTTCTGAAGCGAGAAGATCTTAATCACACCGGTGCCCACAAGATCAACAACACCATTGGTCAGGCTTTGCTGGCCAAGTTTATGGGCAAAAAGAAGATTATTGCTGAAACTGGCGCGGGCCAGCATGGTGTGGCGTCTGCCACCGTTGCGGCGCGTTTTGGTTTGGAGTGCAAGGTCTTTATGGGCTCGACCGACGTTGAACGGCAGAAGCTGAACGTCTACCGCATGAAGCTGCTGGGTGCCGAAGTGGAGTCGGTAACCTCCGGTACCAAGACTCTGAAAGACGCCATGAACGAAGCCATGCGGCACTGGGTTACTCACGTTGACGATACTTTCTACATTATCGGCACGGCTGCTGGCCCGCACCCATACCCAATGTTGGTGCGTGATTTCCAATCCATCATCGGTCGTGAAACCCAGGTTCAGAGTTTGGAGCAGATTGGTCGTCAGCCAGATGCTCTGGTGGCCTGTGTCGGGGGGGGATCCAATGCCATTGGCATGTTCCATCCCTACATCAAATACCCGGAAGTCGCCATGTATGGTGTTGAAGCCGGTGGTCTGGGTCTGGACGGTGATGACCATGCTGCGCCACTGAGCAAGGGCCGTCCTGGTGTCTTACACGGTAACCGTACCTATCTGATGGAAGATGAAAATGGCCAGATCATGGGCACTCACTCTATCTCTGCCGGTCTGGATTATCCGGGTGTTGGCCCTGAGCATTCCTGGTTGAAAGACGTTGGTCGTGCCCAGTATGTGGCGGCTACCGATGTTGAAGCGATCGATGCATTTCACAAGCTGACACGGCTGGAAGGTATCATGCCGGCACTGGAATCATCCCATGCCGTGGCCTTTGCCATGAAGCTGGCAGCCACCATGCCTTCCGACAAGGTCATTGTGGTGAACTTGTCCGGTCGTGGTGACAAGGACATTCATACCATTGCCACTCTTGATGGCGTGACTGCATAA
- the trpA gene encoding tryptophan synthase subunit alpha yields MSRIAILFAALKETGKKALIPYITAGDPQKEATVPMMHALVDAGCDLIELGVPFSDPMADGPTIQLACERALEHNTSLRDVLAMVTEFRATNTTTPIVLMGYLNPVEAMGYDTFVTAAVTAGVDGVLLVDLPPEEATDVDSIFKSAGLDMVYLIAPTTTDARIEAIGKAGSGYVYYVSLKGVTGSKALDVDDVERNLQRIRQHVSIPVGVGFGIQNGVTAAAVSKVCDGVIVGSAIVNHIADNATNPAEARRLVTELMQEMRIAMDQQ; encoded by the coding sequence ATGTCTCGTATTGCTATTTTATTTGCTGCCTTGAAAGAAACGGGCAAAAAAGCGCTGATCCCCTACATCACCGCTGGTGATCCGCAAAAAGAAGCCACGGTGCCGATGATGCATGCGCTGGTGGATGCCGGTTGCGACCTGATTGAGCTGGGGGTGCCTTTTTCCGATCCCATGGCGGATGGCCCCACTATTCAGTTGGCCTGTGAGCGGGCACTGGAACACAACACCTCACTGCGCGACGTGCTGGCCATGGTGACTGAATTTCGGGCCACCAACACCACCACGCCGATTGTACTGATGGGCTATCTGAACCCGGTAGAAGCCATGGGCTACGACACCTTTGTGACCGCAGCGGTGACGGCCGGTGTGGATGGGGTACTGCTGGTAGATTTACCGCCAGAAGAAGCCACGGACGTTGATTCCATCTTCAAGAGTGCCGGACTGGATATGGTGTATCTGATCGCACCGACCACTACCGATGCCCGTATTGAAGCCATCGGCAAGGCGGGTAGTGGCTACGTTTATTATGTCTCCCTGAAAGGAGTGACCGGCTCGAAAGCGCTGGATGTGGATGACGTTGAACGTAACCTGCAGCGTATTCGCCAGCACGTATCCATTCCGGTGGGGGTCGGGTTTGGTATTCAGAACGGTGTCACGGCAGCGGCGGTGTCCAAAGTCTGTGATGGTGTGATTGTCGGTAGCGCGATTGTTAATCATATCGCCGACAATGCCACTAACCCTGCTGAAGCCCGACGTCTGGTCACCGAGCTGATGCAGGAAATGCGCATCGCCATGGATCAGCAATAA
- a CDS encoding folylpolyglutamate synthase/dihydrofolate synthase family protein yields MTDFSSWNVKRWLEHLESVHPAEIDMGLDRVRTVAERLGCLRPAGLVIMVAGTNGKGTTSALISALLLRQGLSVGCYNSPHILRYNERVSVNGSDISDADLCQSFALVEQAREEQPLTYFEFGTLAALAWFKQQHLDACVLEIGLGGRLDAVNVVDADVAVVTSIGLDHEAWLGNDLNVIAYEKCAIARPDRYLVCGQPNPPERARATVNACEGMWLGRGEAFDVTERVQGDAAVLNIRFLPYPDDDTSMEWVLPRGFIPAANIATALQALAAVGHLLPEQEVADTLKRLRVPGRLQGWRCQCPDGRTFSVTLDVAHNEQAAAYLATRELEVDGILLAMLADKPVEKVVQALPAARLWKLAGLDCHRGLDAAGLEQRFQAVAVDGVDGVDGVDRTVAVYPTVNAALKHLQQTALADEHWLVVGSFYTVEQALTLIYAQQKSGEYAWKSI; encoded by the coding sequence ATGACTGACTTCAGTAGTTGGAATGTCAAGCGTTGGCTCGAGCATCTGGAGTCGGTGCATCCTGCTGAGATTGACATGGGTCTCGATCGCGTGCGCACAGTCGCAGAGCGGTTGGGGTGCCTGCGACCTGCCGGACTGGTGATCATGGTGGCCGGAACCAATGGCAAAGGCACTACCTCGGCGCTGATAAGTGCCTTGTTGTTGCGCCAAGGGTTATCGGTCGGCTGTTATAACTCACCGCATATCTTGCGTTATAACGAACGCGTATCGGTGAATGGCAGCGATATTTCCGATGCCGACCTGTGCCAGTCGTTCGCGCTGGTCGAACAGGCGCGCGAAGAACAGCCGCTGACCTATTTTGAATTCGGTACCCTGGCTGCGCTGGCCTGGTTCAAACAACAGCATCTGGACGCCTGTGTACTGGAAATTGGCCTCGGTGGACGTCTGGATGCAGTAAACGTCGTGGACGCCGATGTTGCGGTGGTCACCAGTATCGGGCTGGATCACGAAGCCTGGCTGGGGAACGACCTGAATGTCATTGCCTATGAAAAATGCGCTATCGCCCGGCCAGATCGCTATCTGGTCTGTGGTCAACCCAATCCCCCGGAACGTGCTCGGGCCACGGTGAATGCCTGTGAAGGGATGTGGCTGGGGCGCGGAGAAGCTTTTGATGTGACTGAGCGGGTGCAAGGTGATGCAGCTGTGCTGAACATCCGTTTCTTGCCGTACCCGGATGACGATACGTCGATGGAATGGGTGTTGCCTCGTGGCTTTATTCCGGCAGCCAACATTGCGACTGCGTTGCAGGCACTGGCTGCGGTTGGCCACTTGTTGCCCGAACAAGAAGTAGCGGACACCCTCAAGCGTTTGCGGGTTCCGGGCCGCTTACAGGGTTGGCGCTGCCAATGCCCTGACGGCCGTACGTTTAGCGTGACGCTGGATGTGGCTCACAACGAGCAGGCGGCAGCGTACCTGGCAACTCGTGAGCTGGAGGTCGACGGTATTCTGCTGGCGATGCTGGCAGACAAGCCGGTAGAAAAGGTTGTCCAGGCTTTACCTGCCGCACGTTTGTGGAAGCTGGCCGGACTGGACTGCCATCGTGGCCTGGATGCCGCCGGGCTGGAGCAGCGTTTTCAGGCTGTGGCGGTTGATGGTGTTGATGGTGTTGATGGTGTTGATCGTACGGTGGCGGTTTATCCGACGGTAAACGCGGCCCTGAAGCATTTGCAGCAAACCGCACTGGCGGATGAACACTGGCTGGTAGTTGGATCTTTTTATACCGTTGAGCAGGCATTAACACTCATTTATGCCCAGCAAAAAAGCGGGGAGTACGCATGGAAAAGCATCTGA
- a CDS encoding SPOR domain-containing protein produces the protein MEKHLNKRILGAVVTVVALAIAVPIVIDGSSQRLTIDQDMPPMPDMPDWAEVQNQQRIRIDLEQLASGEATAELATPAVNTAEVDDPVPAVVKKQPERAHLDETALPYAWVVQLGAFSSNENATSFRDNIRGQGFKAFSRTDDDGLTRVFVGPELQQQQAEVLRTQLEKILKRKDLRIKRFIAR, from the coding sequence ATGGAAAAGCATCTGAACAAGCGCATTCTTGGTGCTGTTGTCACTGTTGTGGCCTTGGCGATTGCGGTGCCGATTGTAATTGATGGCTCCAGCCAGCGGCTGACGATTGATCAGGATATGCCGCCGATGCCTGATATGCCTGATTGGGCTGAAGTCCAGAACCAGCAACGGATTCGTATTGACCTGGAGCAGCTGGCCAGTGGTGAAGCCACGGCCGAATTGGCAACGCCAGCGGTTAATACGGCGGAGGTTGATGACCCGGTGCCAGCAGTGGTCAAAAAACAGCCCGAACGTGCCCATCTGGATGAAACTGCGTTACCTTATGCTTGGGTGGTGCAATTGGGGGCCTTTTCCAGCAATGAAAATGCCACCAGTTTTCGCGATAACATTCGTGGTCAGGGCTTCAAGGCCTTTTCCCGTACCGATGACGATGGCCTGACACGGGTGTTTGTTGGCCCGGAACTGCAGCAGCAGCAGGCAGAGGTCTTGCGTACTCAGCTGGAAAAAATATTAAAGCGCAAGGATCTGAGAATTAAGCGCTTTATCGCCCGTTAA
- a CDS encoding CvpA family protein encodes MAVVDWVILAVLGISSLISLKRGFVREALSLIVWVGAFVVARMFSGNLATLLTDYIETNSLRWIAAFVVLFLGTVAIGAMVNHLIVEVVRLTGLSGTDRILGMVFGCIRGLVVLVAVVYGLQFTMVPKDPWWQQSMFIPHLEMLADWARNTLPGTADRVMSSIPSDF; translated from the coding sequence ATGGCCGTCGTTGATTGGGTAATATTGGCGGTGCTGGGAATCTCCAGCCTGATCAGTCTCAAGCGCGGTTTCGTGCGAGAAGCATTGTCACTGATTGTATGGGTCGGGGCTTTTGTGGTGGCCCGGATGTTCAGTGGCAATCTGGCTACCCTCCTGACCGATTATATTGAAACCAATTCATTACGCTGGATCGCCGCCTTTGTCGTGCTCTTTCTGGGCACTGTTGCTATCGGCGCCATGGTCAATCATCTGATTGTCGAAGTGGTGCGGCTAACCGGACTGAGCGGCACAGACCGTATACTCGGCATGGTCTTTGGTTGTATCCGTGGTCTGGTTGTGCTGGTCGCGGTTGTTTATGGATTGCAGTTCACTATGGTTCCAAAGGATCCCTGGTGGCAGCAATCAATGTTTATTCCTCACCTGGAAATGCTGGCCGACTGGGCGCGTAATACGCTGCCGGGCACCGCTGACCGGGTGATGTCCTCTATCCCGTCTGATTTCTGA